One Pochonia chlamydosporia 170 chromosome 5, whole genome shotgun sequence DNA segment encodes these proteins:
- a CDS encoding protein kinase (Gcn2) (similar to Neosartorya fischeri NRRL 181 XP_001265962.1), protein MAWQASSAWKKSLPKDSSNDDSSFPGLKPTTPDATTKIEYEELQQNELLALEAIYGDDFVKHNDTHSAWKKTEPSFDIRIKASTDSDFAVTVGFVMTATYPKSPPLLTVKDLDGLRESTQYKIQKFVDTEPREFAKDEQEMVDRIVEGIRDILEDAAQVKASGKQLPSLEEERERHEAKLAEKALQQKEDEARKKIEETKEEERVMSEMLQQQIDRQRQKAKESRLSRRPNGVGATPSDNSATSIEKIEFDQFCHMKNKEGNNLSFKAVTGKCDPREGQVTVVYTVRPVLANGQGDQTLALKEAILRPNGRDPKEFKKQLQSVESRLQELKNTKAIHHRRLVDILDFKVESGKSADGGGVPTNFWTVRILMPMAAKGSLEELLELAGHLELGKVRSWTRDLLDALTFLHSKNIAHQDIHASNVLLFRESTGEFVPKLSDCWFQREIHNASTPKPGLPGLTTAKSAYWLPPEIAGQSKPQYTYKTDVWEFGIVFTQMIFGLDVLQKYSSPRNLIQELRLTVPLEELVSRFFKEDKQKRPRPFELGSSEFLATDAPVFAESDDSRALSTTPSLTSLHVVPARLRRDSMSRGAAVSRYTEDFVEEGRLGKGGFGEVVKARKKLDGQIYAIKKVTQRSHVSLTDILKEVRMLSQLSHPAVVRYYNTWVEEVPDTTDTEGETSTEGYTEETEQTASDGIDIQFATSTGGLDFMSSNAAIEFGYDNDSDDNAIEDDDSEDDNDDDSSIVGDSAGHRVVIPDRERAAQVLRRARQQRASRTILYISMEYCEKRTLRDLISRNLYKTTPEIWRLFRQILEGMSHIHSLGIVHRDLKPENIFISSSHEGVDNVKIGDFGLATTGQFSVDKVAANSLENDGMTRSIGTAYYSAPEVRSAGNGLYSSKVDMYSLGIIFFEMCYHPMVGMEKADVIGKLRRPKPELPSDFKPAERSQTEIVLSLVNHNPKERPSCADLLKSGKLPVQMESETIRRTLAGLSDPSSPYYTKMLSTLFARPRDAAKDYAWDLLGPHPGPNELLNQGVVRSTLVSIFRRHGAVEVSRTSIYPRSNQYGENVVQVLDPNGMVLQLPFDLTMGGARMIAKQSVGPVLQRSFCFGNVYRDRLDTGQPYVFGEVDFDIVTTDTLDLALKEAEVLKVIDEIVQTFPSLSGGQMCFHVGHSDLLQLIFDHCGVEQSCRRQAAEALSRLHIYGHTWQKVRVELRSTTVGVSATSVDELQRFDFRDTPNKALSKLKALFEGSELYQRAVPTMAHLKEVAEYCKRFGVLTKFYVNPLNSLRENFFMGGVMFSCVYDRKTRDVFAAGGRYDHLIKENRPKIGGSFEERHAVGFSLAWERLARVPNKSASKTFLKKQESDPNMMFTGKRCDVLVASFDKAILRSTGIEILQLLWDHDISAEMAKDARSPEDLLSKHRDENYSWIIVVKPESMLKVKTMGRKDVQDVDIQLAQLMAWLRAELKERDSRTLAKLRGTASHGAGETSGTHHGDRNQDQDVKVLVAGTKSKKFNRRTVVDQAQASASNLMRSYLDGPILAIETTDQVMDLLRETKLSDHESWKSVEHAVTMVERRYVRELQTQLDTWRSTYERKNTSKHAFLYNFRTGTCVYYDLSA, encoded by the exons ATGGCGTGGCAAGCATCCAGCGCCTGGAAGAAGTCCTTGCCCAAGGATTCAAGTAACGATGACTCAAGCTTTCCCGGCCTCAAGCCCACaacaccagacgcaacaACCAAGATCGAGTATgaggagctgcagcagaaTGAGCTGCTGGCTCTCGAGGCCATCTATGGGGACGATTTCGTGAAGCACAACGACACCCATAGCGCCTGGAAG AAAACGGAGCCGTCATTCGATATTCGGATCAAGGCATCCACCGACAGCGACTTTGCCGTGACTGTTGGGTTTGTCATGACCGCTACCTACCCCAAATCGCCGCCTCTCTTGACCGTCAAGGACCTCGACGGCCTGCGCGAGTCTACACAATACAAGATTCAGAAATTTGTCGACACTGAGCCTCGAGAATTCGCCAAGGATGAACAGGAAATGGTTGACAGGATTGTCGAAGGCATTCGCGACATTCTAGAGGATGCAGCCCAAGTCAAGGCATCCGGCAAGCAGCTGCCGTCCCTCGAAGAGGAACGAGAACGACACGAGGCAAAGCTGGCAGAGAAAGCGTTGCAGCagaaagaagatgaagcacgcaagaagattgaggagacaaaggaggaagagcgcGTCATGTCGGAGATGCTACAGCAGCAGATTGACCGACAGCggcaaaaggccaaggagtCGAGGCTCAGTCGACGTCCCAACGGCGTAGGGGCCACGCCCAGCGACAACTCTGCCACCTCTATCGAAAAGATTGAGTTTGACCAGTTCTGCCAcatgaagaacaaggaggGTAACAACCTCAGCTTCAAAGCAGTAACTGGAAAATGCGACCCCAGAGAGGGCCAGGTCACTGTTGTGTACACGGTCCGACCAGTCCTGGCCAATGGGCAGGGTGACCAGACATTGGCGCTAAAGGAAGCGATCCTGAGACCCAACGGCAGAGACCCCAAGGAATTCAAGAAGCAGTTGCAGTCTGTCGAGTCTCGACTGCAGGAGCTAAAGAACACAAAGGCGATCCATCACCGCCGTCTAGTCGACATTTTGGATTTCAAAGTCGAAAGCGGCAAGTCGGCCGACGGAGGAGGCGTGCCTACAAATTTCTGGACGGTCAGGAtattgatgccaatggctGCCAAGGGTTCGCTcgaggagctgctggagctggcggGACACCTTGAACTGGGCAAAGTACGGTCTTGGACTAGAGATTTATTAGATGCCCTGACCTTTCTTCACTCCAAGAACATTGCGCATCAGGATATTCACGCAAGCAACGTGCTCTTGTTCCGAGAGTCTACGGGCGAGTTCGTGCCTAAATTGTCCGACTGCTGGTTCCAGCGAGAGATTCACAATGCCAGCACCCCAAAGCCAGGTCTCCCGGGATTAACCACTGCAAAGTCGGCATACTGGCTGCCGCCAGAGATTGCCGGACAGTCCAAGCCACAGTACACATACAAGACGGACGTCTGGGAGTTTGGCATTGTATTCACCCAAATGATATTTGGTCTAGACGTTTTACAAAAGTACTCGTCGCCACGCAACCTGATACAGGAACTGAGACTCACTGTGCCCCTCGAGGAGCTGGTCAGCCGATTCTTTAAGGAGGACAAGCAAAAGCGACCTCGGCCGTTCGAGCTGGGCTCGAGCGAGTTCCTCGCCACCGATGCTCCTGTATTTGCAGAGTCCGATGATTCTAGGGCACTCTCGACGACGCCGTCACTCACGTCGCTGCACGTTGTTCCTGCAAGGCTCAGGCGCGATTCGATGAGTCGTGGAGCGGCCGTGTCTAGATACACTGAAGATTTTGTGGAAGAGGGTCGTCTCGGAAAGGGCGGATTCGGAGAGGTTGTAAAGGCGCGGAAGAAGCTTGACGGACAAATCTACGCCATCAAAAAGGTCACCCAGCGATCTCACGTCAGTTTGACCGACATCCTAAAGGAAGTGCGCATGTTGTCGCAGCTCAGCCATCCAGCTGTGGTACGATACTACAATACATGGGTTGAAGAGGTCCCCGACACTACCGATACTGAAGGCGAAACATCCACCGAGGGCTACACCGAGGAGACGGAACAAACGGCCTCTGATGGTATCGACATTCAATTTGCGACCAGTACAGGTGGACTTGATTTTATGTCATCCAATGCAGCAATCGAGTTTGGCTATGATAACGACAGCGATGATAACGCcattgaagacgacgatTCCGAggatgacaatgacgatgaCAGCTCGATTGTGGGCGACTCGGCGGGCCATCGTGTCGTGATACCAGACAGGGAGCGGGCTGCACAGGTTCTTCGGCGGGCGAGGCAGCAGCGAGCGTCTCGGACAATCCTCTACATTTCCATGGAATACTGTGAAAAGCGT ACACTCCGCGATCTGATATCCCGCAATCTGTACAAGACGACGCCTGAGATTTGGCGGCTGTTCCGGCAGATCCTCGAAGGCATGTCTCACATACATTCGCTTGGTATTGTGCACCGTGACCTGAAGCCTGAGAACATTTTCATCAGTAGTAGTCATGAGGGCgttgacaatgtcaaaatTGGCGACTTTGGTCTCGCCACTACCGGGCAATTTTCAGTCGATAAAGTCGCTGCCAATAGTCTTGAGAACGACGGCATGACTCGAAGTATTGGCACGGCATATTACTCTGCCCCTGAAGTTAGATCGGCTGGCAACGGACTTTATAGTTCAAAAGTTGAT ATGTACTCGCTAGGCATCATCTTTTTCGAAATGTGTTACCACCCAATGGTCGGAATGGAAAAGGCAGACGTTATTGGAAAACTACGACGACCCAAACCAGAACTACCATCAGATTTCAAGCCTGCCGAGAGGTCGCAGACGGAGATTGTCCTGTCTCTGGTCAACCACAATCCCAAGGAGAGACCGTCGTGCGCCGATTTGCTGAAGAGCGGCAAGCTTCCCGTGCAGATGGAAAGCGAAACCATTCGGCGAACCCTGGCAGGCCTATCCGACCCCAGCTCACCGTATTATACCAAGATGCTGTCGACCTTGTTTGCCCGTCCGCGCGATGCGGCCAAGGACTATGCTTGGGACTTGCTCGGTCCGCACCCTGGTCCAAACGAACTTTTGAATCAGGGCGTGGTCCGGAGCACTCTCGTTTCCATCTTTCGGCGACATGGAGCGGTGGAAGTGTCGCGAACATCCATCTATCCCAGGTCGAACCAGTACGGGGAAAATGTCGTGCAGGTGCTGGACCCGAATGGTATGGTTTTGCAGCTCCCATTTGACCTGACCATGGGCGGCGCCAGAATGATTGCGAAGCAGTCTGTAGGGCCCGTGCTACAGCGATCATTCTGCTTTGGCAACGTGTATCGTGACAGGCTCGATACCGGCCAGCCATATGTGTTTGGAGaagttgactttgacattgTCACTACGGACACACTTGACCTCGCCCTTAAGGAGGCCGAGGTACTCAAGGTGATAGATGAAATCGTCCAGACGTTTCCGTCCCTGTCGGGCGGCCAAATGTGCTTTCACGTCGGTCATTCAGACCTCCTGCAGCTCATCTTTGACCATTGCGGAGTCGAGCAATCGTGCAGACGGCAGGCCGCCGAAGCACTCAGCAGGCTACACATTTACGGCCATACCTGGCAAAAAGTCAGGGTCGAGCTGCGTTCTACCACTGTGGGCGTGTCCGCCACGAGCGTGGACGAACTCCAGCGATTTGACTTTCGAG ACACTCCAAACAAGGCCCTCTCAAAGCTCAAGGCTCTGTTTGAGGGAAGTGAGCTCTACCAACGGGCGGTACCAACCATGGCGCACCTTAAGGAGGTCGCAGAATACTGCAAACGATTTGGCGTGCTCACCAAGTTCTATGTCAACCCCCTCAACAGCCTGAGAGAAAACTTCTTCATGGGCGGCGTCATGTTTTCATGTGTCTATGATAGGAAAACTAGAGACGTGTTTGCAGCCGGCGGCCGCTACGATCACCTCATCAAGGAGAACCGTCCAAAGATTGGCGGAAGCTTTGAGGAAAGACACGCTGTTGGATTTAGTCTGGCTTGGGAGCGTCTGGCTCGTGTCCCTAACAAGAGTGCAAGCAAGACGTTTCTCAAGAAGCAGGAGTCGGATCCCAATATGATGTTTACGGGGAAACGA TGCGATGTACTTGTTGCTTCGTTTGACAAGGCCATCCTTCGGTCGACTGGCATCGAGATTCTGCAGCTTCTCTGGGACCACGACATTAGCGcagaaatggccaaggaTGCGCGATCACCCGAGGATCTGCTGTCGAAACACAGAGACGAAAACTATTCGTGGATTATAGTCGTCAAACCCGAGTCCATGCTCAAGGTCAAAACCATGGGCCGCAAGGACGTACAAGATGTGGACATCCAGCTTGCGCAGCTCATGGCCTGGCTTCGGGCTGAGCTCAAGGAGCGCGACTCTCGAACTCTGGCAAAACTTAGGGGCACCGCATCACATGGCGCCGGCGAAACGAGCGGGACTCACCACGGCGACCGCaaccaggaccaggacgTCAAGGTTCTCGTTGCCGGcaccaagagcaagaagTTTAATCGCAGAACCGTGGTGGACCAGGCCCAAGCCAGCGCGAGCAACCTTATGCGAAGCTACCTTGACGGACCAATCTTGGCCATTGAGACGACGGACCAGGTTATGGACCTGCTTCGAGAGACCAAGCTTTCGGACCACGAGAGTTGGAAGAGTGTGGAACATGCAGTGACGATGGTGGAAAGGAGATATGTCCGGGAACTCCAAACACAGCTCGACACATGGCGCTCAACGTATGAGAGGAAGAACACATCCAAGCACGCATTCCTCTACAACTTTCGCACCGGCACCTGCGTGTACTATGATTTAAGTGCGTGA
- a CDS encoding Spindle-body formation-associated protein (similar to Metarhizium robertsii ARSEF 23 XP_007817684.1), whose protein sequence is MLGWMLKRGDNAPDTGDGDTTQIDQPDTPAPVFAARAFKSALFGTPSKRNEDRRSTRGAASRRPTTATRQSSETPSKPQGILLTPGTGTSKRKRVSFGHDVPGGSTTNLTKITEQDESTETQRPKISADAKAQNNARPEQTVSDDEWEEEEDYSNHDVTIDLNEPHSQSGRYWKEEFLKYHQEAKAEMEKLLKYKQLAKSYAQQKDAEAIELAERLRDEQQRVIKMEKRIAENASQIVTQHGHRPGEDQTEMLTKLSKQTALAAQYRHRVQELEGQMEDLLTQRDNMAANDTPRRRYAPSPSISATQKQLTETRRELRRARSQLKELDSLRDEVFTLKTQLKKAELKLVVNEKEEARASNGPRAQELRTLLKAAKEDSRRKDEELRQLRNDFEAFRKESEVHEADTKAVLERAHTKIADLKKEVKSLKSAGSGQPRPHSWQPQTTGDDMIKESKSDEPIRDKAERAERRSLDEPRNMLKRTQPRTLREKFVEDAALAPKSEPANMAAQDTLGKPKWQPFIPRSPRNRAYVAEDAVNRRVQIGKTKDIVAPELPALARIANHGQNAWASGANGQVDLLSDRFARLGGPDPNTQINSSLVGNTSKSTLPPERRAAALARIEKRMAEKKRLRNRNGAYGKENVRP, encoded by the exons ATGCTGGGGTGGATGCTGAAGCGCGGTGACAACGCGCCAGACACGGGCGACGGAG ATACGACGCAGATTGACCAGCCAGATACTCCAGCACCGGTATTTGCCGCCAGAGCCTTCAAAAGTGCCTTGTTTGGCACGCCGTCAAAACGAAATGAGGACCGTCGGAGCACCCGAGGCGCGGCATCAAGACGGCCTACAACCGCCACAAGACAATCATCCGAGACGCCATCGAAGCCGCAGGGTATTCTTCTTACGCCAGGGACTGGAACATCCAAGAGAAAGCGCGTGTCATTCGGTCACGATGTACCAGGAGGATCCACCACTAACCTCACCAAAATAACTGAACAAGACGAATCAACCGAGACACAGCGGCCAAAGATCTCGGCAGATGCAAAAGCGCAAAACAATGCACGACCTGAGCAGACTGTGTCGGATGACGagtgggaagaagaagaggactACAGCAATCACGACGTCACAATCGACCTCAACGAACCGCACTCGCAATCGGGTCGGTACTGGAAAGAGGAATTCCTAAAGTACCACCAAGAGGCGAAGGCTGAAATGGAGAAATTGCTCAAGTATAAGCAACTGGCAAAATCCTATGCACAGCAAAAGGACGCTGAAGCCATCGAACTAGCTGAACGACTGCGTGACGAGCAGCAACGGGTCATCAAAATGGAAAAGAGGATTGCCGAGAATGCGTCGCAAATTGTCACGCAGCATGGGCATCGGCCGGGCGAGGACCAGACTGAAATGCTGACAAAGCTCTCCAAGCAAACCGCCCTGGCAGCACAGTACCGTCATCGTGTACAGGAGCTTGAAGGCCAAATGGAAGACTTGCTCACGCAAAGGGATAATATGGCTGCAAATGATACGCCTCGCCGTCGATATGCCCCCAGCCCATCGATATCAGCCACGCAAAAACAGCTGACAGAAACCCGACGAGAATTGCGGCGAGCACGGTCTCAGTTAAAGGAATTGGATTCATTACGCGATGAAGTCTTTACCCTCAAAACACAATTGAAAAAAGCGGAATTAAAGCTGGTTGTCAATGAAAAAGAGGAAGCGCGGGCCAGCAACGGACCACGAGCTCAGGAACTGCGTACTCTGCTCAAAGCTGCCAAGGAGGACTCCCGACGAAAAGACGAGGAGCTTCGTCAATTGAGGAATGATTTTGAGGCGTTTAGGAAGGAAAGCGAAGTCCACGAGGCAGACACTAAAGCCGTGTTGGAGCGAGCTCACACCAAGATTGCCGATCTCAAAAAGGAGGTCAAGTCTCTCAAATCTGCAGGGTCAGGACAGCCGAGACCGCACAGTTGGCAACCACAGACCACAGGTGACGACATGATCAAGGAGTCAAAGTCAGATGAGCCCATTCGAGACAAGGCCGAAAGGGCCGAGAGGCGAAGCCTGGACGAGCCGCGAAATATGCTTAAACGAACCCAGCCGCGAACATTGAGGGAAAAGTTTGTGGAGGACGCAGCGTTGGCCCCGAAATCAGAACCCGCCAATATGGCAGCACAGGATACTCTCGGCAAACCTAAGTGGCAGCCATTCATCCCTCGGTCGCCCAGAAACCGTGCCTATGTTGCGGAAGATGCAGTCAACCGCCGTGTCCAGATTGGCAAGACCAAGGACATTGTCGCGCCAGAATTGCCCGCTTTGGCGAGAATCGCGAACCATGGGCAAAACGCATGGGCATCCGGCGCGAATGGCCAGGTCGATCTCTTATCCGATCGATTCGCCCGGTTGGGTGGCCCGGATCCGAATACCCAGATCAACAGCTCTCTGGTGGGAAATACGTCAAAGAGCACGCTGCCACCGGAGAGGCGAGCCGCCGCTCTTGCGAGAATTGAAAAGCGaatggctgagaagaagaggctcCGAAATCGAAACGGAGCGTATGGCAAGGAGAATGTGCGGCCTTAG
- a CDS encoding pre-mRNA-splicing factor CWC2 (similar to Magnaporthe oryzae 70-15 XP_003711071.1), with translation MADQEDHRATAPEGATDESMAVAPAGEKRVVKKLVRKKKKPARVQIDPSEFTSEPPPQTGTTYNIWFNKWAGGDREAYQQTKSKGRCNIATDAGYTTADKVTGSYFCLRFARGLCPLGQDCTNLHRLPGTFDLFNPNVDCFGREKFSDYRDDMGGVGSFMRQNRTVYVGRIHVTDDIEEIVARHFAEWGQIERVRVLNSRGVAFITYTNEANAQFAREAMAHQSLDHDEVLNVRWATADPNPMAQAREARRVEEQAAEAIRRALPAEFVAEIEGKDPDARKRRRIEGSYGLEGYEAPDDVHYARGKHAVNPVGRQGHEVEYQEPLMLENGQSADGSAGATAAAAPEQSGIFSGSTLAALSKAKVAVASKPKAAASTGPLVSYDSDSDDE, from the exons ATGGCCGACCAAGAAGATCACAGGGCCACAGCGCCTGAAGGTGCGACGGATGAATCCATGGCTGTCGCTCCCGCAGGAGAGAAACGGGTGGTCAAGAAGCTGGTTcgcaaaaagaagaagccggcAAGAGTACAGATAGACCCCAGCGAATTCACATCagagccgccgccgcaaacAGGAACGACGTACAATATCTGGTTCAACAAATGGGCTGGCGGAGACCGGGAGGCATACCAACAGACCAAGTCCAAGGGGCGATGCAACATCGCGACGGACGCAGGCTACACGACTGCTGACAAGGTGACGGGAAGCTATTTCTGCCTGCGGTTTGCACGGGGACTCTGCCCCCTCGGCCAGGACTGCACGAATCTGCACCGATTACCGGGGACGTTTGACTTATTCAACCCTAATGTCGATTGCTTCGGCCGCGAAAAGTTTAGCGACTACAGAGACGACATGGGTGGTGTTGGTAGCTTCATGCGGCAGAATAGAACCGTCTACGTGGGCCGAATTCACGTCACGGATGATATTGAAGAGATTGTAGCTCGTCATTTCGCAGAATGGGGCCAAATCGAACGAG TCCGCGTCTTGAACTCTCGAGGCGTCGCCTTCATCACATACACCAACGAAGCCAATGCCCAATTCGCCAGAGAGGCCATGGCTCATCAATCCCTCGACCACGACGAAGTCCTCAACGTGCGATGGGCCACGGCCGATCCTAATCCCATGGCCCAGGCGCGTGAAGCGAGAAGAGTGGAAGAACAGGCCGCGGAAGCCATTCGCCGAGCTCTGCCCGCAGAATTCGTGGCCGAAATCGAAGGCAAGGACCCGGATGCCAGGAAACGAAGGCGGATAGAAGGCAGCTACGGGTTGGAAGGGTATGAAGCACCCGACGACGTGCACTACGCCAGGGGTAAACATGCAGTGAACCCCGTTGGTCGCCAAGGACACGAAGTCGAATACCAGGAGCCGCTGATGCTCGAAAACGGCCAGTCAGCCGATGGATCTGCCGgtgcaacagcagcagcagcaccagaacAGTCTGGCATATTTTCTGGCAGCACCCTGGCGGCACTCAGCAAGGCCAAGGTGGCCGTGGCATCAAAACCCAAGGCGGCAGCGTCCACAGGGCCGCTTGTATCTTATGACAGCGATAGTGATGACGAATAA
- a CDS encoding GTP-binding protein 1 (similar to Aspergillus terreus NIH2624 XP_001217970.1) — protein MVNITEKIKEIEEEMRRTQKNKATEYHLGLLKGKLARLRAQLLEPAPGAGSGGGSGFDVSKSGDARISLVGFPSVGKSTFLSKVTKTRSEVASYAFTTLTAIPGVLEYGGAEIQLLDLPGIIEGAAEGKGRGRQVISAAKTSDLILMVLDATKKAEQRALLEAELEAVGIRLNREPPNIYLKPKKAGGMKITFQTPPKYLDEKMLYNILRDYKILNCEVLVRDEYATVDDFIDVIMKDHRKYIKCLYVYNKIDSVSLDFLDSLAREPQTVVMSCELDLGIQDVIDRCWKELKLIRIYTKRKAVEPDFSEALIVRSNSSIEDVCDRIHRSLKDTFKYALVWGASARHIPQRVGLGHMVADEDVVYIVSGWRA, from the exons ATGGTCAACATTACGGAGAAGATTAAGGA GATtgaggaggagatgagaCGGACACAGA AAAACAAGGCCACAG AATACCACTTGGGTTTATTAAAAGG TAAACTCGCCCGTCTCCGAGCACAATTACTAGAACCCGCCCCGGGAgccggcagcggcggcggatCAGGCTTCGACGTCAGCAAGTCAGGCGACGCACGCATTTCCCTCGTGGGTTTCCCATCCGTCGGCAAATCAACATTCCTCTCGAAAGTCACAAAGACAAGATCAGAAGTCGCATCATACGCCTTCACAACCCTCACAGCCATCCCCGGTGTTCTCGAGTACGGCGGCGCAGAGATCCAACTCCTCGATCTGCCGGGTATCATTGAAGGTGCCGCCGAAGGCAAAGGTCGCGGCCGTCAAGTCATTTCGGCCGCCAAGACGAGCGATCTCATCCTCATGGTGCTGGACGCGACGAAAAAGGCAGAGCAAAGAGCCCTCTTGGAAGCAGAACTAGAAGCAGTAGGCATCCGGCTGAATCGCGAGCCACC AAACATCTACCTGAAGCCCAAAAAAGCAGGCGGCATGAAAATCACCTTTCAAACACCACCCAAGTACCTCGACGAGAAGATGCTCTACAACATCCTGCGGGACTACAAGATCCTCAACTGCGAAGTGCTGGTGCGGGATGAATACGCCACGGTGGACGACTTCATCGACGTCATTATGAAGGACCACCGCAAATACATCAAGTGTCTCTACGTGTACAACAAGATTGACAGCGTGTCGCTCGACTTTTTGGACAGCCTTGCGCGGGAGCCGCAGACGGTGGTCATGAGCTGCGAGTTGGACCTGGGCATCCAGGATGTGATTGACAGATGCTGgaaggagctgaagctgattAGAATATACACGAAGCGCAAGGCCGTCGAACCCGACTTCAGCGAGGCGCTCATTGTGCGGAGTAACAGCTCGATTGAGGATGTGTGTGATCGGATCCATCGCAGCCTCAAGGACACGTTCAAGTATGCGTTGGTTTGGGGCGCAAGTGCGAGACATATCCCGCAGAGGGTTGGGCTGGGACACATGGTGGCGGACGAGGATGTAGTTTATATTGTGAGCGGATGGCGTGCATAG
- a CDS encoding spo12-like protein (similar to Metarhizium robertsii ARSEF 23 XP_007817680.2): MSSVLGDKDVNAAMEQQAIKDVKSMEYHRQVFQSKMAAEPTKQYVSPSDNIMSPCTAKINALRNKHASKAKPKSLFAQASVKKLNGENALGARSIQQ, encoded by the exons ATGTCCTCCGTCCTCGGTGACAAGGACGTCAACGCCGCCATGGAGCagcaggccatcaaggacGTTAAGAGCATGGAGTACCATCGCCAGGTGTTCCAGTCCAAGATGGCGGCTGAGCC GACCAAGCAATATGTTTCTCCGTCGGATAACATCATGAGCCCTTGCACGGCCAAGATTAACGCATTGCGAAATAAGCATGCTAGCAA AGCCAAGCCCAAGAGTCTCTTTGCCCAGGCGAGCGTTAAGAAGCTCAATGGCGAGAATGCCCTCGGCGCGCGATCTATCCAGCAGTGA
- a CDS encoding acyl-CoA dehydrogenase (similar to Coccidioides immitis RS XP_001242132.1) codes for MSARIPAIVSHLVSDEAKRMIDVVAKFVEEECIPADPVLEAQVGEGDDRWENHPAIIEELKEKAKKLGLWNMFLPKGHYKESPGWTNLEYGIMAEWLGRSRSASEACNCAAPDTGNMEVLAKYGNDAQKQQWLKPLMDGKIRSAFLMTEPQVASSDATNIELDIRREGNEYVLNGQKWWSSGAGDPRCQIYIVMGKTDKNNKDPYRQQSVVLVPADTPGIKINRMLKVYGYDDAPHGHGHLTFTNVRVPVSSMVLGEGRGFEIIQGRLGPGRIHHAMRSIGASEVALDWMLMRVNDERKKPFGKLLREHGVILEWIAKSRIEIDSARLIVLNAAHKMDLLGPKKALKEIAQAKVLIPQTALTVIDRAIQSFGGAGVCQDTPLANMWAGIRTLRLADGPDEVHLQQMGRNENKRGKETTQKLQWQREKTADLMKKYGTQTAQPGARIRHAKI; via the exons ATGTCTGCCAGGATCCCCGCCATC GTCTCACATTTGGTGAGCGATGAAGCCAAGAGGATGATTGACGTGGttgccaagtttgtcgaGGAAGAATGCATCCC AGCCGATCCCGTCCTGGAAGCCCAAGTCGGCGAGGGCGATGACCGTTGGGAAAATCACCCTGCCATCATCGAGGAACTCaaggaaaaggccaagaagctcggCCTCTGGAACATGTTCCTCCCCAAGGGCCACTACAAGGAGTCGCCCGGCTGGACGAACCTCGAGTacggcatcatggccgagTGGCTGGGCCGCTCGCGCAGTGCCTCCGAGGCGTGCAACTGCGCTGCTCCCGACACGGGCAACATGGAGGTGCTGGCCAAATACGGCAACGACGCCCAGAAGCAGCAGTGGCTCAAGCCCCTGATGGACGGCAAGATTCGCTCTGCCTTCCTCATGACGGAGCCGCAGGTTGCTTCATCGGACGCCACCAACATTGAGTTGGATATCCGGCGCGAGGGCAACGAGTACGTGCTCAATGGGCAGAAGTGGTGGTCCAGCGGTGCCGGTGACCCCCGTTGCCAGATTTACATTGTCATGGGCAAGACGGATAAGAACAACAAGGATCCGTACAGACAGCAGAGTGTTGTGTTGGTGCCTGCTGATACGCCGGGCATCAAAATCAACAGAATGCTCAAGGTGTATGGGTATGATGATGCGCCACACGGCCATGGACACTTGACGTTTACGAATGTGAGGGTTCCCGTGAGCAGCATGGTGCTCGGGGAGGGACGTGGATTTGAGATTATTCAGGGCCGTCTGGGACCCGGCAGAATTCATCACGCCATGCGAAGTATTGGAGCT TCCGAGGTCGCCCTCGACTGGATGCTGATGCGCGTCAACGATGAGCGCAAGAAGCcctttggcaagctgctcCGCGAGCATGGTGTCATCCTCGAGTGGATTGCCAAGTCGCGCATTGAAATCGACTCTGCTCGTCTGATTGTCCTCAATGCCGCACACAAGATGGATCTCCTGGGCCCCAAGAAGGCTCTCAAGGAAATTGCCCAGGCCAAGGTGCTCATCCCGCAGACTGCGCTGACCGTCATCGACCGCGCCATCCAGTCCTTTGGCGGTGCTGGTGTTTGCCAGGACACCCCCCTTGCCAACATGTGGGCTGGTATCCGAACGCTGAGGCTGGCAGATGGTCCTGACGAGGTGCACTTGCAGCAGATGGGACGCAACGAGAACAAGCGTGGCAAGGAGACGACGCAGAAGCTTCAGTGGCAGCGGGAGAAGACGGCGGATCTGATGAAGAAGTATGGTACGCAGACGGCTCAGCCTGGTGCTAGGATTCGTCATGCCAAGATTTAG